In the genome of Nocardioides marmoribigeumensis, one region contains:
- a CDS encoding DUF2332 domain-containing protein: MGLSERFAAQAEACAALGSPLYADLLRGLVPDLEDPGSALRLVLHGHEDAPTDAALALRVLGSVHRLVLERRAGPLAAFYPSVGGTWDPAGGVAAFREVLAEQPAEVASWLDRAPQTNEVGRSSALWAALCVNAAEEQAAGGTLPVRLLELGSSAGLNLNADRFAHVGADGEVRGEPASVVRLQPAWVGAAPPDVAPRVVERLGCDLHPVDVSTTEGRLSLTAYVWPDQVARFERLRAALAIAAEHPPAVVTSSAADFVDGVETAEGTTTVLWHSVMWQYLDAAEQEHVLARLEELGATATHTRRLVHVGAEPGRRSPDAEIEFLLRVRAWPGGQERVLGTLQAHGPPLRLEV, from the coding sequence GTGGGGCTCTCGGAGAGGTTCGCGGCGCAGGCGGAGGCGTGTGCCGCGCTCGGGTCGCCGCTGTACGCCGACCTGCTGCGTGGGCTCGTCCCTGACCTCGAGGACCCGGGCAGCGCGCTGAGGCTCGTGCTGCACGGGCACGAGGACGCACCGACGGACGCGGCGCTCGCCCTGCGGGTGCTCGGCTCGGTGCACCGGCTCGTGCTCGAGCGCCGCGCCGGACCGCTGGCCGCGTTCTACCCGTCGGTCGGCGGCACGTGGGACCCCGCGGGCGGTGTCGCCGCGTTCCGCGAGGTGCTCGCCGAGCAGCCGGCAGAGGTCGCCTCGTGGCTCGACCGGGCGCCCCAGACCAACGAGGTCGGGCGGTCCTCGGCCCTGTGGGCGGCGCTGTGCGTGAACGCCGCCGAGGAGCAGGCGGCCGGCGGCACCCTCCCCGTGCGCCTGCTCGAGCTCGGCTCCTCGGCCGGGCTCAACCTCAACGCCGACCGCTTCGCCCACGTCGGCGCCGACGGCGAGGTGCGCGGGGAGCCCGCGAGCGTCGTACGCCTGCAGCCTGCGTGGGTCGGAGCGGCGCCGCCCGACGTGGCGCCACGGGTCGTGGAGCGCCTGGGCTGTGACCTGCATCCGGTGGACGTCTCGACGACCGAGGGTCGGCTCTCGCTCACGGCCTACGTCTGGCCGGACCAGGTGGCACGGTTCGAGCGGCTGCGCGCGGCGCTGGCGATCGCGGCGGAGCACCCACCGGCCGTGGTCACGTCCTCGGCAGCGGACTTCGTCGACGGGGTGGAGACCGCGGAGGGCACCACCACGGTGCTGTGGCACTCGGTGATGTGGCAGTACCTCGACGCGGCCGAGCAGGAGCACGTCCTGGCCCGGCTCGAGGAGCTGGGCGCGACGGCCACGCACACGCGGCGGCTCGTGCACGTCGGGGCCGAGCCCGGCCGCCGCTCGCCCGACGCCGAGATCGAGTTCCTCCTGCGCGTGCGCGCCTGGCCGGGCGGTCAGGAGCGCGTGCTCGGCACGCTCCAGGCGCACGGCCCGCCGTTGCGGCTCGAGGTGTGA
- a CDS encoding YlbL family protein, whose protein sequence is MNRRSIATVTAVAAVVVLAVGIVRSPMPYVTMQPGPTVDVLGTYRGEPIVEVDGTRSYPPDGNLRLVTVSESTPDHSVLLPEALQAWFDKDAALIPRDAVYPDDATSESERALSSAQMVTSQDTAVAAALRRLGYHLRTFPEVIGLSPGGPSAGKLELRDRLRSIAGKPTPTLRSVFEALKGVEPGATVTVVVDRGSFADPTRKRLRITTVRDPDPANGGRALIGIFPGTGYRFPFKVSVGIDEGIGGPSAGLMFSLAIYDTLTPGDLTGGEDVAGTGTISDRGVVGAIGGIQQKIVGAQRDGATLFLVPPDNCADALGAPVDDQDIRLVKAPTLKSAINSLTAYAKDPDADLPRCTHD, encoded by the coding sequence ATGAACCGCCGCTCGATCGCCACGGTGACCGCCGTCGCCGCCGTCGTGGTGCTCGCGGTCGGGATCGTGCGGTCGCCGATGCCCTACGTCACGATGCAGCCCGGTCCCACGGTCGACGTCCTCGGCACCTACCGCGGCGAGCCGATCGTCGAGGTGGACGGCACGCGGTCCTACCCGCCCGACGGCAACCTGCGCCTGGTCACGGTCTCCGAGTCGACCCCCGACCACTCGGTGCTGCTGCCCGAGGCGCTGCAGGCGTGGTTCGACAAGGACGCGGCCCTCATCCCGCGCGACGCGGTCTACCCCGACGACGCCACCAGCGAGTCCGAGCGCGCGTTGTCGTCCGCCCAGATGGTGACCTCGCAGGACACCGCCGTGGCCGCGGCGCTGCGGCGGCTGGGCTACCACCTGCGCACGTTCCCCGAGGTGATCGGGCTGTCCCCGGGAGGCCCCTCGGCCGGCAAGCTCGAGCTGCGCGACCGCCTGCGCTCGATCGCGGGCAAGCCGACGCCCACGCTGCGCTCGGTCTTCGAGGCGCTCAAGGGCGTCGAGCCCGGCGCGACCGTCACGGTCGTGGTGGACCGTGGCTCGTTCGCGGACCCGACGCGCAAGCGCCTGCGCATCACCACGGTCCGTGATCCCGACCCGGCCAACGGGGGACGGGCCCTGATCGGCATCTTCCCGGGCACCGGCTACCGCTTCCCGTTCAAGGTCTCCGTGGGCATCGACGAGGGCATCGGCGGCCCCAGCGCCGGGCTGATGTTCTCCCTGGCCATCTACGACACCCTCACGCCCGGCGACCTGACCGGCGGCGAGGACGTCGCCGGCACCGGGACGATCTCCGACCGGGGCGTCGTGGGGGCCATCGGCGGCATCCAGCAGAAGATCGTCGGCGCCCAGCGCGACGGCGCCACGCTCTTCCTCGTCCCGCCGGACAACTGCGCCGACGCGCTCGGCGCCCCGGTCGACGACCAGGACATCCGCCTGGTCAAGGCCCCCACGCTCAAGTCCGCGATCAACTCGCTGACCGCCTATGCCAAGGACCCCGACGCCGACCTGCCGAGGTGCACGCATGACTGA
- a CDS encoding DUF6758 family protein has product MRLHAVCARCGAALTAASGGTGHGATGGGGRWACPLHGEVQPCWRAIEASYEAFAEHLVLSRGLPTWIPWPLPPGWAVADFGCVGGEGEPARATFATCHGLTPEDGGVSLVVVTEEPGVGLGAHLADVPHSDPGRAAWDQPPALRLRLDGASVPLWPVPQTLVQGDDDRTVLAGEAQGRWLWVVVKPAEAVLGLVDRASLGDASGLGPELVAVTFGSPAED; this is encoded by the coding sequence ATGAGGCTCCATGCCGTGTGCGCCCGCTGCGGTGCCGCGCTCACCGCCGCCTCCGGAGGGACCGGCCACGGCGCGACCGGCGGCGGCGGGCGGTGGGCCTGCCCGCTGCACGGGGAGGTCCAGCCGTGCTGGCGGGCGATCGAGGCGAGCTACGAGGCGTTCGCCGAGCACCTCGTCCTGTCCAGGGGGTTGCCCACGTGGATCCCGTGGCCCCTCCCGCCGGGATGGGCGGTGGCCGACTTCGGCTGCGTCGGCGGGGAGGGCGAGCCTGCGCGGGCCACCTTCGCGACCTGCCACGGACTGACCCCCGAGGACGGTGGGGTCTCGCTCGTGGTGGTCACCGAGGAGCCGGGCGTCGGGCTGGGGGCGCACCTGGCCGACGTACCCCACAGCGACCCGGGGCGCGCGGCGTGGGACCAGCCGCCCGCCCTGCGGCTGCGCCTGGACGGCGCCTCCGTGCCGCTGTGGCCGGTCCCGCAGACCCTCGTCCAGGGCGACGACGACCGCACCGTCCTCGCCGGGGAGGCCCAGGGACGCTGGCTGTGGGTGGTGGTCAAGCCGGCCGAGGCCGTGCTCGGCCTGGTCGACCGGGCCTCGCTCGGCGACGCCTCCGGGCTGGGGCCCGAGCTGGTCGCGGTGACCTTCGGGTCGCCGGCGGAGGACTGA
- a CDS encoding PHP domain-containing protein: MDQTSGAPSPVTALRRISFLLERRLADTYKVRAFRGAVATVLTLAPDELDRRCAEGTLQELPGIGRATAGVISEAHAGRVPAYLAELEETAGPLVEGGDALRPLLRGDLHSHSDWSDGGSPIEEMVMTAVEVGREYQALTDHSPRLKVARGLSVARLTRQLEVVDGINSHLAGTFRLLKGIEVDILDDGGLDQTEEMLGRLDVVVASVHSKLRMKSRPMTRRMVAAVENPYVDVLGHCTGRLVKGGRGTRPQSEFDAAAVFAACAEHGVAVEINSRPERQDPPDDLIAQALEAGCLFSIDTDAHAPGQLDFLQYGAARAEAAGVPAERVVTTWPLERLLEWTGRRRPS; encoded by the coding sequence GTGGACCAGACCAGTGGCGCACCGAGCCCGGTCACCGCGCTGCGCCGGATCTCGTTCCTGCTCGAGCGGCGGCTGGCCGACACCTACAAGGTCCGGGCGTTCCGGGGGGCCGTCGCCACCGTGCTGACCCTGGCCCCCGACGAGCTCGACCGGCGGTGCGCCGAGGGCACGCTGCAGGAGCTCCCCGGCATCGGCAGGGCGACCGCCGGTGTCATCTCGGAGGCGCACGCCGGCCGCGTGCCGGCGTACCTCGCGGAGCTGGAGGAGACCGCAGGGCCGCTGGTCGAGGGCGGTGACGCGCTGCGCCCGCTCCTGCGCGGCGACCTGCACAGCCACTCCGACTGGTCCGACGGCGGCTCGCCGATCGAGGAGATGGTGATGACCGCGGTCGAGGTCGGCCGGGAGTACCAGGCACTGACCGACCACTCGCCCCGCCTCAAGGTCGCGCGCGGCCTGTCCGTCGCGCGCCTGACGCGGCAGCTGGAGGTGGTCGACGGCATCAACTCCCACCTGGCAGGCACGTTCCGGCTGCTCAAGGGGATCGAGGTGGACATCCTCGACGACGGCGGCCTCGACCAGACCGAGGAGATGCTCGGCCGGCTCGACGTCGTCGTCGCCAGCGTGCACTCCAAGCTGCGCATGAAGTCCCGGCCGATGACCCGCCGGATGGTCGCCGCGGTCGAGAACCCCTACGTCGACGTGCTGGGCCACTGCACCGGACGACTGGTCAAGGGCGGTCGCGGCACGAGGCCGCAGAGCGAGTTCGACGCCGCCGCGGTCTTCGCCGCCTGCGCCGAGCACGGGGTCGCGGTGGAGATCAACAGCCGACCCGAGCGCCAGGACCCGCCCGACGACCTCATCGCCCAGGCGCTCGAGGCGGGGTGCCTGTTCAGCATCGACACCGACGCCCACGCCCCCGGCCAGCTCGACTTCCTGCAGTACGGCGCGGCGCGGGCCGAGGCGGCCGGCGTCCCGGCCGAGCGCGTCGTCACCACGTGGCCGCTCGAGCGGCTCCTCGAGTGGACCGGGCGGCGTCGGCCCTCCTGA
- a CDS encoding zinc-dependent metalloprotease, with protein sequence MAQNPGADEPNEDPEEGRGEPHNPFAGTPFEAVFAMFGGQGGQMPDLSALAGMTGPGGQGFDLSALMGQFQAMMQPHDGTVNWNLARDTARRVTAATTDPSVTTTEDARIGDALRLADHWLDGVTELPSGISTTVGWSRAEWVEQTLPTWQQLVEPVAQHVVKAMTDALPAETRAMAGPLMGMLGQAGGAIFGTQIGQAIGTLATEVLGATDIGLPLAPVGRAALVPANVEAFADGLDVPADDVRLFLALREAAHQRLFAHVPWLRGHLIGAVEDYGRGMSIDLGKIEEQLGGVDPTNPAALQEAMAGGMFEPQKTPSQQAALVRLETLLALVEGWVDDVVNQACADRMPSAGRLQEVIRRRRAAGGPAEDTFAALVGLELRPRRLRDAAALWGNLRVRKGVEARDSVWSHPDHLPTAADLDDPLGFAEGTTPAEIEDQAEAMLGDDFDAALQELLAREDGSGPAGPADEPGDDPTR encoded by the coding sequence ATGGCGCAGAACCCTGGAGCAGACGAGCCGAACGAGGACCCCGAGGAGGGCCGCGGCGAGCCGCACAACCCCTTCGCCGGCACGCCGTTCGAGGCCGTCTTCGCGATGTTCGGGGGCCAGGGCGGGCAGATGCCCGACCTCTCCGCGCTGGCCGGCATGACCGGGCCCGGTGGCCAGGGCTTCGACCTGTCGGCCCTCATGGGCCAGTTCCAGGCGATGATGCAGCCCCACGACGGCACCGTGAACTGGAACCTCGCCCGCGACACCGCACGCCGGGTCACCGCCGCGACCACCGACCCGTCGGTCACCACCACCGAGGACGCCCGCATCGGTGACGCCCTGCGGCTGGCCGACCACTGGCTCGACGGCGTGACCGAGCTGCCCAGCGGCATCAGCACCACGGTCGGCTGGAGCCGGGCCGAGTGGGTCGAGCAGACGCTCCCCACCTGGCAGCAGCTGGTCGAGCCGGTCGCCCAGCACGTCGTCAAGGCGATGACCGACGCCCTGCCCGCCGAGACCCGCGCGATGGCCGGGCCGCTCATGGGGATGCTCGGCCAGGCCGGCGGCGCCATCTTCGGCACCCAGATCGGGCAGGCCATCGGCACCCTCGCGACCGAGGTCCTCGGCGCCACCGACATCGGCCTCCCGCTCGCCCCGGTCGGCCGCGCCGCCCTGGTCCCTGCCAACGTCGAGGCCTTCGCCGACGGGCTCGACGTGCCGGCGGACGACGTCCGCCTGTTCCTCGCCCTGCGCGAGGCCGCCCACCAGCGGCTGTTCGCCCACGTGCCGTGGCTGCGCGGCCACCTGATCGGCGCGGTCGAGGACTACGGCCGCGGCATGAGCATCGACCTCGGCAAGATCGAGGAGCAGCTCGGCGGGGTCGACCCGACCAACCCTGCTGCGCTGCAGGAGGCGATGGCCGGGGGCATGTTCGAGCCGCAGAAGACGCCGTCGCAGCAGGCCGCGCTGGTCCGCCTCGAGACCCTGCTCGCCCTGGTCGAGGGCTGGGTCGACGACGTGGTCAACCAGGCCTGTGCCGACCGCATGCCCAGCGCCGGCCGGCTCCAGGAGGTCATCCGGCGCCGTCGCGCGGCTGGTGGTCCCGCCGAGGACACCTTCGCCGCCCTGGTCGGCCTCGAGCTGCGGCCGCGCCGCCTGCGCGACGCCGCCGCGCTGTGGGGCAACCTGCGGGTCCGCAAGGGCGTCGAGGCGCGTGACTCCGTGTGGAGCCACCCCGACCACCTGCCCACCGCGGCCGACCTCGACGACCCGCTGGGCTTCGCCGAGGGCACCACCCCCGCCGAGATCGAGGACCAGGCCGAGGCGATGCTCGGCGACGACTTCGACGCCGCGCTCCAGGAGCTGCTCGCTCGCGAGGACGGGTCCGGCCCGGCCGGTCCCGCTGACGAGCCCGGCGACGACCCCACCCGGTGA
- a CDS encoding PPA1309 family protein, with translation MTDQPTPQPEPGTPAEHDEHDEHEELRPAIDPTLRGAVLELEQHAAAAGWDQPAQLFALVPAGELVAQDPDMAALVGLGPDTDPGVLVTVEQGELPPEVPLEELLAQIEWPEEVRGAAVVVERLVLPPSAGEVPVDPEEAAAFAAGHPDREEVRIVAAARRPQAGTPAGSPGSTYCAMRLRSRDDDFAVLEAPDLVPGLLDLLLSTLGAAPQTPGTQTPGTETPGTETPGTETPEDQ, from the coding sequence ATGACTGACCAGCCCACCCCCCAGCCCGAGCCGGGCACGCCCGCCGAGCACGACGAGCACGACGAGCACGAGGAGCTCCGCCCGGCGATCGACCCGACCCTGCGCGGGGCGGTGCTCGAGCTGGAGCAGCACGCCGCGGCCGCCGGCTGGGACCAGCCCGCCCAGCTGTTCGCGCTCGTGCCGGCCGGTGAGCTCGTCGCCCAGGACCCCGACATGGCCGCGCTGGTCGGGCTCGGTCCCGACACCGACCCCGGCGTCCTCGTGACCGTCGAGCAGGGCGAGCTGCCCCCCGAGGTCCCGCTCGAGGAGCTGCTCGCGCAGATCGAGTGGCCCGAGGAGGTGCGGGGCGCTGCCGTCGTGGTCGAGCGCCTCGTCCTGCCCCCGTCCGCGGGCGAGGTCCCGGTCGACCCGGAGGAGGCGGCGGCCTTCGCGGCCGGCCACCCCGACCGCGAGGAGGTGCGCATCGTCGCCGCCGCCCGCAGGCCGCAGGCCGGCACGCCGGCAGGGTCGCCCGGGTCGACGTACTGCGCGATGCGGCTGCGCTCGCGCGACGACGACTTCGCCGTGCTCGAGGCACCCGACCTGGTGCCCGGGCTGCTCGACCTGCTGCTCAGCACCCTGGGCGCGGCCCCCCAGACCCCCGGCACCCAGACCCCCGGCACCGAGACCCCCGGCACCGAGACTCCCGGCACCGAGACCCCCGAGGACCAGTGA
- a CDS encoding M48 metallopeptidase family protein, with translation MPATEDPAVADARPEVEVRRSRRRRRTVSAYRDTDGTIVVLVPARLSRAEEREWVDTMVGRLERSEARRRPTDDALLARAQHLSEKYLEGLARPDSVRWVDNQRTRWGSCTPRDRSIRLSTRLQGMPGWVVDYVMVHELAHLLEAGHTEAFWRMVDRYPKAERAKGYLEGVESVARTAATPAGVADEVETED, from the coding sequence ATGCCCGCCACCGAGGACCCCGCGGTGGCGGACGCGCGCCCCGAGGTCGAGGTGCGGCGCAGCCGACGCCGTCGTCGGACGGTCTCGGCCTACCGCGACACCGACGGCACGATCGTGGTGCTCGTGCCCGCCCGGCTCAGCCGGGCCGAGGAGCGCGAGTGGGTCGACACGATGGTCGGGCGGCTGGAGCGGTCGGAGGCACGACGGCGTCCCACCGACGACGCGCTGCTCGCCCGGGCCCAGCACCTCTCGGAGAAGTACCTCGAGGGCCTGGCCCGTCCCGACTCCGTGCGGTGGGTCGACAACCAGCGCACCCGCTGGGGCTCGTGCACCCCGCGTGACCGGTCGATCCGGCTCTCCACGCGCCTGCAGGGCATGCCCGGGTGGGTGGTCGACTACGTGATGGTCCACGAGCTGGCCCACCTGCTCGAGGCAGGGCACACCGAGGCGTTCTGGCGGATGGTCGACCGCTACCCCAAGGCCGAGCGGGCCAAGGGCTACCTCGAGGGCGTCGAGTCGGTGGCGCGCACCGCCGCGACCCCGGCCGGGGTCGCGGACGAGGTGGAGACCGAGGACTGA
- a CDS encoding molybdenum cofactor biosynthesis protein MoaE, which translates to MSPPTTPRVRLLDIRDVPLSVDEVAAAVADPAAGGTTVFIGAVRDHDSDKGVTGLEYSAHPSALDRLREVAERVASSYDIVALAAVHRVGRLAIGDLAVVVAVSAGHRGEAFDASRALIDDLKAQVPIWKHQVFTDGTEEWVGTP; encoded by the coding sequence GTGAGCCCGCCCACCACCCCGCGCGTCCGCCTGCTCGACATCCGCGACGTGCCGCTGTCCGTCGACGAGGTGGCGGCCGCCGTCGCCGACCCGGCCGCGGGCGGCACCACGGTCTTCATCGGCGCGGTGCGCGACCACGACAGCGACAAGGGCGTCACGGGCCTGGAGTACTCCGCCCATCCCTCGGCCCTCGACCGGCTGCGGGAGGTCGCCGAGCGCGTCGCCTCGTCGTACGACATCGTGGCGCTGGCCGCGGTGCACCGCGTGGGACGGCTGGCGATCGGGGACCTCGCGGTCGTGGTCGCGGTCTCGGCCGGCCACCGGGGCGAGGCCTTCGACGCCTCCCGGGCCCTCATCGACGACCTCAAGGCCCAGGTGCCGATCTGGAAGCACCAGGTCTTCACCGACGGCACCGAGGAGTGGGTCGGCACCCCCTGA
- a CDS encoding NUDIX domain-containing protein — protein MEAMRTRCAGGVVRDDRDRLLLVRRGQEPERGRWSVPGGRVEPGETSQDAVVREVFEETGVRVVVTGVAGYVERPAPDGGTYEIEDYYARVEPGTDPHALRAGSDAADVGWFPAHRVEELDLTEGLAATLREWGVLPPSG, from the coding sequence ATGGAGGCCATGCGCACCCGGTGCGCCGGCGGGGTCGTCCGCGACGACCGCGACCGCCTGCTGCTGGTCCGTCGCGGGCAGGAGCCCGAGCGTGGTCGCTGGTCCGTGCCCGGGGGCCGGGTCGAGCCCGGCGAGACCAGCCAGGACGCGGTCGTGCGCGAGGTGTTCGAGGAGACCGGCGTCCGGGTGGTCGTCACGGGCGTCGCCGGTTACGTCGAGCGACCGGCACCCGACGGCGGCACCTACGAGATCGAGGACTACTACGCCCGCGTCGAGCCCGGCACCGACCCCCACGCCCTGCGCGCCGGCAGCGACGCCGCCGACGTCGGCTGGTTCCCGGCCCACCGGGTCGAGGAGCTGGACCTGACCGAGGGTCTCGCCGCAACCCTGCGCGAGTGGGGTGTCCTGCCGCCGTCGGGCTGA
- a CDS encoding NUDIX hydrolase: MSEGHAAALATLLAWQAPDEAQERLRSSYVEHLRTHADGHLRSCRPDHLTASVLVVSPDASQVLLTHHRRADAWFQLGGHVEPEDASLAAGAERELEEESGLGTYALDPVPVQLDRHAVPFCGDGGDHLDVRFVAVADPALPLTVTEESVDVRWWPVDGLPSEEASLHELVARARARQSSVSTSSATPAGVAAVRATDSTPSR; this comes from the coding sequence GTGAGCGAGGGCCACGCCGCCGCGCTGGCCACCCTGCTCGCCTGGCAGGCGCCGGACGAGGCGCAGGAGCGCCTCCGGTCGTCCTACGTCGAGCACCTGCGGACCCACGCCGACGGCCACCTGCGGTCCTGCCGCCCCGACCACCTCACCGCGAGCGTGCTCGTGGTCTCCCCCGACGCCTCGCAGGTGCTGCTCACCCACCACCGGCGGGCCGACGCCTGGTTCCAGCTCGGCGGGCACGTCGAGCCCGAGGACGCCTCGCTGGCGGCCGGGGCCGAGCGGGAGCTCGAGGAGGAGTCCGGCCTCGGCACCTACGCGCTCGACCCCGTCCCGGTGCAGCTCGACCGCCACGCGGTGCCGTTCTGCGGGGACGGCGGCGACCACCTCGACGTGCGCTTCGTCGCGGTCGCCGACCCGGCGCTGCCGCTGACGGTGACCGAGGAGTCGGTCGACGTGCGCTGGTGGCCCGTCGACGGCCTGCCCTCCGAGGAGGCCTCGCTGCACGAGCTGGTCGCCCGCGCGAGGGCCCGTCAGTCCTCGGTCTCCACCTCGTCCGCGACCCCGGCCGGGGTCGCGGCGGTGCGCGCCACCGACTCGACGCCCTCGAGGTAG